In Pseudonocardia sp. C8, one genomic interval encodes:
- a CDS encoding acyltransferase family protein — protein MSQSHPADAVTAPMPAVTAGGRLDWVDAAKGMTILLVVVHHAVLFLQQLGLVPPAVATANMALASLRMPLFFLVSGLFLAGPLTASWRTMLHKRVALFGYLYVLWTAIQYAVMVLLPADLMFSERLAGDPVDQLRTLLVPAPSMWFLYALALYSVLAKLVRRVPMAAQLGVTGVLSAVVGAGLLEPDDTWGLAARYLFFFLLGFHARTVVERLAAASTPVRAALAVPATGALAAVAVVLDVRGVPGVALLLNVAAVVCGVLVAAQLARWAVGRPLVLLGRHTLPVYLANMPWLGVIALVLRDVPVPPALGYVLPVLLAVVTTGLTLLTWRVLLTLRAGWMYTLPGPLAHRRPAGSPRRALPPPAPVRAPAPGCPSGVPGAGVVAGPMGVRR, from the coding sequence GTGAGCCAGTCACACCCGGCCGACGCCGTCACCGCGCCGATGCCGGCCGTGACGGCGGGAGGCCGGCTGGACTGGGTCGACGCCGCCAAGGGCATGACGATCCTGCTGGTCGTGGTGCACCACGCCGTGCTGTTCCTGCAGCAGCTCGGTCTGGTGCCGCCCGCCGTGGCCACGGCGAACATGGCACTGGCGTCGTTGCGGATGCCGCTGTTCTTCCTCGTGTCGGGGCTCTTCCTGGCCGGGCCGTTGACCGCGAGCTGGCGCACCATGCTGCACAAGCGGGTCGCCCTGTTCGGCTACCTCTACGTGCTGTGGACCGCGATCCAGTACGCGGTCATGGTCCTGCTCCCGGCGGACCTGATGTTCTCGGAGCGGCTCGCGGGCGATCCGGTCGACCAGCTGCGGACGCTGCTCGTGCCGGCGCCGTCGATGTGGTTCCTGTACGCGCTGGCGCTCTACTCGGTTCTGGCCAAGCTCGTCCGCCGCGTGCCGATGGCAGCGCAGCTGGGAGTCACCGGCGTCCTGTCCGCCGTGGTCGGGGCCGGCCTGCTGGAACCGGACGACACCTGGGGCCTCGCCGCGCGCTACCTGTTCTTCTTCCTGCTCGGGTTCCACGCCCGCACGGTGGTGGAACGGCTCGCCGCCGCGTCCACCCCGGTGCGGGCCGCCCTCGCGGTGCCGGCCACCGGAGCGCTGGCCGCCGTGGCGGTCGTCCTGGACGTGCGGGGAGTGCCCGGGGTCGCGCTCCTGCTCAACGTCGCCGCTGTGGTGTGCGGTGTGCTGGTCGCCGCGCAGCTCGCCCGCTGGGCGGTGGGCCGTCCGCTCGTGCTGCTGGGGCGGCACACGCTGCCTGTCTACCTGGCGAACATGCCCTGGCTCGGTGTGATCGCGCTGGTGCTGCGGGACGTCCCGGTGCCGCCCGCGCTCGGCTACGTGCTGCCGGTGCTCCTGGCCGTGGTCACCACCGGCCTGACCCTGCTCACCTGGCGGGTGCTGCTCACGCTGCGCGCCGGATGGATGTACACCCTTCCCGGCCCGCTGGCCCACCGGCGCCCCGCCGGGTCACCTCGGCGCGCGTTGCCGCCGCCGGCCCCCGTGCGCGCGCCGGCGCCCGGGTGCCCGTCCGGTGTGCCGGGCGCGGGCGTCGTTGCGGGCCCGATGGGCGTCCGCCGGTGA
- a CDS encoding MerR family transcriptional regulator, which yields MGDELMQIGQVATRIGLSLRTIRHYDEVGLVTPSARSAGGFRLYTEADVERLALIKRLKPLDFSLEQIKELLATVDGLTHADELEPQRVEDLLGRLAMFRAAADSRLDALRYQVDHLESLSRDLKNLDATTRSKGSSTDRSRTP from the coding sequence ATGGGCGACGAGCTGATGCAGATCGGGCAGGTAGCGACGCGCATCGGGTTGTCCCTGCGAACCATCCGGCACTACGACGAGGTGGGGCTCGTGACCCCGTCGGCGCGCTCGGCCGGCGGGTTCCGCCTCTACACCGAGGCCGACGTCGAGCGTCTCGCACTGATCAAGCGGCTGAAGCCGCTCGACTTCAGCCTCGAACAGATCAAGGAACTCCTCGCGACGGTCGACGGGCTCACCCACGCGGACGAGCTCGAGCCGCAGCGGGTCGAGGACCTCCTCGGGCGCCTGGCGATGTTCCGGGCGGCCGCGGACAGCCGCCTGGACGCGCTGCGCTACCAGGTCGACCATCTCGAGTCGCTGTCGCGGGACCTCAAGAACCTCGACGCGACGACGCGGTCGAAAGGCTCCTCCACGGACCGCTCGCGGACGCCCTGA
- a CDS encoding methyltransferase domain-containing protein — MASGATVTCRLCGSTDLRSFCDLGATPPCELFLTPETAERPEATYPLHVRVCNACLLAQLPPEISPEETFSEYAYFSSFSSSWVAHAKQFVDDAVERAGLGEDSFVVEVASNDGYLLQHVVARGIRCLGVEPSVNVGEAAREKGVPTLTAFLTPETGARVRAEHGPADLVCGNNVFAHIPDVVGFAQGLRAMVADDGWVSIEVQHLLTLVERRQFDTIYHEHFQYYTLLTGQRALAAGGLTLVDVELLDTHGGSIRMWARPSEVAGEPSETVREVLAAEAAAGLHTPEGHDGFAEAVSTIRDDLVSFLIEARRQGKRVVGYGAPGKGNTLLNYCGIRPDLLAYTVDRNPYKHGRLTPGTRIPIHEPERIAQDRPDYVLILPWNLRSELTEQLASVREWGGRLVFPIPSLEVV; from the coding sequence ATTGCGTCCGGTGCCACGGTCACCTGCCGGCTGTGCGGCTCGACCGACCTGCGCAGCTTCTGCGACCTCGGCGCGACACCGCCCTGTGAGCTCTTCCTGACCCCGGAGACCGCCGAGCGGCCGGAGGCCACCTACCCGCTGCACGTGCGGGTCTGCAACGCGTGCCTGCTGGCCCAGCTGCCCCCGGAGATCAGCCCGGAGGAGACGTTCTCCGAGTACGCCTACTTCTCCTCGTTCAGCTCGTCCTGGGTCGCGCACGCGAAGCAGTTCGTCGACGACGCCGTCGAGCGCGCCGGGCTCGGCGAGGACTCGTTCGTCGTCGAGGTCGCCTCCAACGACGGGTACCTGCTGCAGCACGTCGTCGCGCGGGGCATCCGCTGCCTGGGCGTCGAGCCGAGCGTCAACGTCGGCGAGGCCGCCCGGGAGAAGGGCGTCCCGACGCTCACCGCGTTCCTCACCCCGGAGACCGGCGCGCGGGTCCGGGCCGAGCACGGCCCGGCCGACCTGGTCTGCGGCAACAACGTGTTCGCGCACATCCCGGACGTCGTCGGGTTCGCGCAGGGCCTGCGCGCCATGGTCGCGGACGACGGCTGGGTCTCGATCGAGGTCCAGCACCTGCTCACGCTGGTCGAGCGCAGGCAGTTCGACACGATCTACCACGAGCACTTCCAGTACTACACGCTGCTCACCGGGCAGCGGGCGCTGGCCGCCGGCGGGCTGACCCTGGTCGACGTCGAGCTCCTGGACACCCACGGCGGCTCGATCCGGATGTGGGCGCGCCCGTCCGAGGTCGCGGGGGAACCCTCGGAGACGGTGCGCGAGGTGCTCGCCGCCGAGGCGGCGGCCGGGCTGCACACCCCGGAGGGCCACGACGGGTTCGCCGAGGCGGTCTCCACCATCCGCGACGACCTGGTCTCGTTCCTGATCGAGGCCCGGCGGCAGGGCAAGCGGGTCGTCGGCTACGGCGCCCCCGGCAAGGGCAACACCCTGCTCAACTACTGCGGCATCCGGCCCGACCTGCTCGCCTACACGGTGGACCGCAACCCCTACAAGCACGGCAGGCTAACGCCGGGCACCCGGATTCCGATCCACGAACCGGAGCGGATCGCGCAGGACCGCCCCGACTACGTGCTGATCCTGCCCTGGAACCTGCGCAGCGAACTGACCGAGCAGCTGGCCTCCGTCCGGGAGTGGGGCGGCCGGCTGGTCTTCCCGATCCCGTCGCTCGAGGTGGTCTGA
- a CDS encoding ribose-phosphate diphosphokinase, whose translation MSAIAGTPKKNMMLFSGRAHPELAEHVAKELDVTVTPQAAYSFANGEIFCRFEESVRGSDAFVIQAHSAPINDAIMEQLIMVDALKRGSAKRITAVMPFWGYARQDKKHRGREPISARLVADMFKTAGADRILTVDLHTAQIQGFFDGPVDHLFALPVLAQYIKDSRPDENFAVVSPDSGRVRLAERWADTLGGTPLAFIHKTRDPHKPNEAVANRVVGDIEGRCCVVIDDMIDTGGTVAKAVDVLLKEGAAKVIVAATHGVLSGPATERLSTCGADEVVFTDSLPIPTEKRFGKMTVLPIAPLLAEAIHQVFEDGSVTSLFDGNA comes from the coding sequence GTGAGCGCGATCGCAGGTACCCCGAAGAAGAACATGATGCTCTTCTCGGGGAGGGCGCACCCGGAGCTGGCCGAGCACGTGGCCAAGGAACTGGACGTCACGGTCACCCCGCAGGCGGCGTACTCGTTCGCCAACGGGGAGATCTTCTGCCGCTTCGAGGAGTCGGTCCGCGGCAGCGACGCGTTCGTGATCCAGGCGCACTCCGCGCCGATCAACGACGCGATCATGGAGCAGCTGATCATGGTCGACGCGCTGAAGCGCGGGTCGGCCAAGCGGATCACCGCCGTCATGCCGTTCTGGGGCTACGCCCGCCAGGACAAGAAGCACCGCGGCCGCGAGCCCATCTCGGCCCGCCTCGTCGCGGACATGTTCAAGACCGCGGGCGCCGACCGCATCCTCACCGTGGACCTGCACACCGCGCAGATCCAGGGCTTCTTCGACGGCCCCGTGGACCACCTGTTCGCGCTGCCCGTGCTGGCCCAGTACATCAAGGACAGCCGGCCGGACGAGAACTTCGCGGTCGTCTCCCCCGACTCCGGACGCGTGCGGCTCGCCGAGCGCTGGGCCGACACCCTGGGCGGCACCCCGCTGGCGTTCATCCACAAGACCCGGGACCCGCACAAGCCCAACGAGGCCGTCGCGAACCGGGTCGTCGGTGACATCGAGGGCCGCTGCTGCGTGGTCATCGACGACATGATCGACACCGGTGGCACGGTGGCCAAGGCGGTCGACGTGCTGCTCAAGGAGGGCGCGGCCAAGGTGATCGTCGCCGCGACCCACGGCGTGCTCTCCGGTCCGGCCACCGAGCGGCTGTCCACCTGCGGCGCCGACGAGGTGGTCTTCACCGACTCGCTGCCGATCCCGACCGAGAAGCGCTTCGGCAAGATGACCGTGCTGCCGATCGCCCCGCTGCTGGCCGAGGCGATCCACCAGGTCTTCGAGGACGGCTCGGTGACCAGCCTGTTCGACGGCAACGCCTGA
- a CDS encoding acyltransferase family protein produces the protein MVLLSSRFDPRRNGFDVLRLLFATLVAVTHGIAIHTGSQPMWGNTLLGDLALDGFFILSGFLVTRSFLRLDSPARYLWHRFLRIMPGFWVCLVVVAVVVAPLAALLRGLPAGVAFTGEPSALRYVLANAGLLIVQYDIAGILDGTPEGPSFNGALWTLFFEAACYGLVLVLGVLGVLRRRRRRLALVLTAGFALLTVLQEAGVDVLVNDRALRLGFVFVLGALGHLFDDRIVLRVDLLLAAGALFAVSLFVFEDYRVLGAAPLAYVFLWFGTWDRVSWSMRHDLSYGVYIYHWPTHQLVHLTALSALPTAVAVAAGLLLTLPAAAASWFVVERRALRLKNAGGRGRHRRCRGVNLSAR, from the coding sequence GTGGTCTTGCTGTCGAGCAGGTTCGATCCGCGTCGGAACGGTTTCGACGTCCTGCGGTTGCTGTTCGCGACGCTGGTGGCGGTCACGCACGGCATCGCGATTCACACGGGCAGCCAGCCGATGTGGGGGAACACGCTGCTCGGTGACCTGGCACTGGACGGCTTCTTCATCCTGAGCGGGTTCCTGGTGACGCGGAGCTTCCTGCGCCTCGACTCGCCCGCGCGCTATCTCTGGCACCGCTTCCTGCGGATCATGCCGGGGTTCTGGGTCTGCCTGGTGGTGGTCGCCGTCGTCGTCGCCCCGCTCGCCGCGCTGCTGCGGGGGCTGCCGGCCGGTGTCGCGTTCACCGGGGAGCCGTCGGCACTGCGTTACGTGCTGGCGAACGCGGGCCTGCTGATCGTGCAGTACGACATCGCCGGCATCCTCGACGGAACCCCGGAGGGGCCGAGCTTCAACGGTGCCCTGTGGACGCTGTTCTTCGAGGCCGCGTGCTACGGGCTCGTGCTCGTCCTCGGTGTGCTCGGCGTGCTGCGTCGTCGGCGACGCCGGCTCGCGCTCGTGCTCACCGCGGGATTCGCCCTCCTGACGGTCCTGCAGGAGGCCGGGGTCGACGTCCTGGTCAACGACCGTGCGCTGCGCCTCGGCTTCGTCTTCGTCCTGGGCGCGCTCGGTCACCTGTTCGACGACAGGATCGTGCTGCGCGTGGACCTGCTCCTGGCGGCGGGGGCGCTGTTCGCGGTCAGCCTGTTCGTGTTCGAGGACTACCGGGTGCTCGGTGCCGCACCGCTCGCCTACGTCTTCCTCTGGTTCGGAACGTGGGACCGGGTGTCGTGGTCGATGCGGCACGACCTGTCCTACGGCGTCTACATCTATCACTGGCCGACGCATCAGCTGGTCCACCTGACCGCGCTGAGCGCGCTTCCGACGGCGGTGGCGGTCGCGGCCGGGTTGCTCCTCACGCTGCCGGCTGCGGCGGCGTCCTGGTTCGTCGTCGAGCGCCGGGCGTTGCGCCTGAAGAACGCCGGAGGTCGTGGCCGGCACCGGCGGTGCCGTGGGGTGAACCTGAGCGCGCGGTGA
- a CDS encoding SulP family inorganic anion transporter — MSSSPRSSFPPVPRLLPARVLRTEALAGLVVALALIPEAIAFSIIAGVDPEIGLYASFTMAVVIAVCGGRPAMISAATGAVALVVAPLSAEHGVEYLLAAVVLGGLVQIALAVSGVARLMRFLPRSVMVGFVNALAILIFTSQLTHLWNVPWQVYPLVVVGLAIMIGLPRVTRTVPAPLVAIVALTAVTTFATLDVPTVGDQGDLPDTLPVLGIPAAPLTIETLTIIAPYAVAIAVVGLIESLMTAKLVDDITDTHSDKTRESWGQGVANVVTGFFGGMGGCAMIGQTMINVKSGARTRVSTFLAGAFLLVLVVGLGRLVGLIPMAALVAVMVMVAVATFDWHSVRPSVLRRMPKSETTVMISTVAVTVGTHNLAYGVGVGVLVAMVLFARRVAHLVEVDPVLDPDGSTKVYRVRGQLFFASSNDLVFAFDYANDPSRVVIDLSDAHVWDASTIASLDAITTKYAARGTEVTVTGMNADSRSRHDRLAGHLTGGH; from the coding sequence ATGTCCAGCTCACCCCGGTCCTCGTTCCCGCCCGTCCCACGGCTGCTGCCCGCCCGCGTCCTGCGTACCGAGGCGCTGGCCGGGCTCGTCGTCGCCCTCGCGCTGATCCCCGAGGCGATCGCCTTCTCGATCATCGCCGGGGTCGATCCCGAGATCGGCCTCTACGCCTCGTTCACCATGGCCGTGGTGATCGCGGTGTGCGGAGGGCGCCCCGCGATGATCAGTGCCGCGACCGGCGCCGTCGCACTGGTCGTCGCGCCGCTCTCGGCCGAGCACGGGGTCGAGTACCTGCTCGCCGCCGTCGTCCTGGGCGGGCTCGTCCAGATCGCCCTGGCGGTGAGCGGTGTCGCGCGGCTCATGCGGTTCCTGCCGCGCAGCGTGATGGTCGGGTTCGTCAACGCGCTCGCGATCCTGATCTTCACCTCGCAGCTCACCCACCTGTGGAACGTCCCGTGGCAGGTCTACCCGCTCGTCGTGGTCGGGCTCGCGATCATGATCGGCCTGCCACGGGTGACGAGGACGGTCCCGGCGCCGCTGGTCGCGATCGTGGCCCTGACCGCCGTCACGACGTTCGCGACGCTGGACGTCCCGACCGTCGGGGACCAGGGCGACCTGCCGGACACGCTGCCCGTGCTCGGCATCCCGGCGGCGCCGCTCACGATCGAGACATTGACGATCATCGCGCCGTACGCGGTCGCGATCGCCGTCGTCGGGCTCATCGAGTCGCTGATGACGGCCAAGCTGGTCGACGACATCACCGACACCCACTCCGACAAGACCCGGGAGTCCTGGGGCCAGGGCGTCGCCAACGTCGTGACCGGCTTCTTCGGTGGCATGGGCGGTTGCGCCATGATCGGCCAGACGATGATCAACGTGAAGTCGGGTGCCCGGACCCGGGTGTCCACGTTCCTCGCCGGGGCCTTCCTGCTGGTGCTGGTCGTCGGCCTGGGACGGCTCGTCGGCCTGATCCCGATGGCGGCCCTCGTCGCCGTCATGGTCATGGTGGCCGTCGCGACGTTCGACTGGCACAGCGTCCGGCCCAGCGTCCTGCGGCGGATGCCCAAGAGCGAGACGACCGTGATGATCTCGACGGTCGCGGTGACGGTCGGCACGCACAACCTGGCCTACGGCGTCGGTGTCGGCGTCCTGGTGGCGATGGTCCTGTTCGCCCGGCGCGTCGCCCATCTCGTCGAGGTCGACCCGGTCCTCGACCCGGACGGGAGCACCAAGGTCTACCGGGTCCGCGGCCAGCTCTTCTTCGCCAGCAGCAACGACCTGGTCTTCGCCTTCGACTACGCGAACGACCCGTCCCGGGTGGTCATCGACCTGAGCGACGCGCACGTCTGGGACGCCTCGACGATCGCCTCGCTCGACGCGATCACGACGAAGTACGCCGCACGCGGGACCGAGGTGACCGTCACCGGGATGAACGCCGACAGCCGGTCCCGTCACGACCGGCTCGCCGGTCACCTCACCGGCGGGCACTGA
- a CDS encoding OsmC family peroxiredoxin has translation MPTRSARTAWSGTLEQGSGQVELSSSKAGTYEVSFPKRAADEAGGTTSPEELIAAAHSACFAMQLSANIAEAGGTPETLDVSADVSLGPDKDRGGFHLTGITLKVRGTVSGLDEDGFTKAAQAAKQGCPVSKALSGVEITLDAALAG, from the coding sequence ATGCCCACGCGCAGCGCTCGCACCGCCTGGAGCGGCACCCTCGAGCAGGGCTCCGGCCAGGTCGAGCTGAGCAGCTCGAAAGCCGGCACCTACGAGGTCAGCTTCCCGAAGCGCGCCGCCGACGAGGCCGGTGGCACCACCTCGCCCGAGGAGCTGATCGCCGCGGCCCACTCGGCGTGCTTCGCGATGCAGCTGTCGGCCAACATCGCCGAGGCCGGTGGCACCCCGGAGACGCTCGACGTGTCGGCGGACGTCTCGCTGGGCCCGGACAAGGACCGCGGTGGGTTCCACCTGACCGGCATCACCCTGAAGGTCCGCGGCACGGTCTCCGGCCTGGACGAGGACGGCTTCACCAAGGCCGCGCAGGCCGCGAAGCAGGGCTGCCCGGTCTCCAAGGCGCTCTCCGGCGTCGAGATCACCCTGGACGCCGCGCTCGCGGGCTGA
- a CDS encoding sugar phosphate nucleotidyltransferase produces MKVVLFCGGFGMRMRDGASDLPKPMHPVGPRPLIWHVMRYYAHFGHRDFVLCLGFGAHHIKNYFLHYDETESNDFVLHRGEVELMGSDIQDWNITFVHTGLDSPIGERLRRVRSLVQDEEMFHANYADVLTDAPLDRMVEQFAGTDAVGQLMAVPPQSAFHCVDVTDDGKLDSITTLQEMPLWENGGYLMFRPEVFDYLEKDCDLIGDVCAPLARKGRMAAYRHRGFWQPADTVKERNALEAAYQGGARPWMLWESRDADRDPLQAAIAEMNRSSHQRD; encoded by the coding sequence GTGAAGGTCGTCCTGTTCTGCGGTGGCTTCGGCATGCGGATGCGCGACGGCGCCTCCGACCTTCCCAAGCCGATGCACCCGGTGGGGCCGCGCCCGCTGATCTGGCACGTGATGCGCTACTACGCGCACTTCGGGCACCGCGACTTCGTCCTGTGCCTGGGCTTCGGCGCGCACCACATCAAGAACTACTTCCTGCACTACGACGAGACCGAGTCCAACGACTTCGTCCTGCACCGGGGCGAGGTCGAGCTGATGGGCAGCGACATCCAGGACTGGAACATCACGTTCGTCCACACCGGCCTCGACTCGCCGATCGGGGAGCGGCTGCGCCGGGTGCGTTCCCTGGTCCAGGACGAGGAGATGTTCCACGCCAACTACGCCGACGTCCTCACCGACGCCCCGCTGGACCGGATGGTCGAGCAGTTCGCCGGCACCGACGCCGTCGGGCAGCTGATGGCGGTGCCGCCGCAGTCGGCGTTCCACTGCGTGGACGTGACCGACGACGGGAAGCTGGACTCGATCACCACCCTGCAGGAGATGCCGCTGTGGGAGAACGGCGGCTACCTGATGTTCCGGCCCGAGGTCTTCGACTACCTGGAGAAGGACTGCGACCTGATCGGTGACGTCTGCGCCCCGCTCGCCCGCAAGGGCCGCATGGCGGCCTACCGGCACCGCGGGTTCTGGCAGCCGGCCGACACCGTCAAGGAGCGCAACGCCCTCGAGGCCGCCTACCAGGGCGGTGCCCGCCCGTGGATGCTGTGGGAGTCGCGCGACGCCGACCGCGACCCGTTGCAGGCGGCGATCGCCGAGATGAACCGCAGCAGCCACCAGCGCGACTGA
- the glmU gene encoding bifunctional UDP-N-acetylglucosamine diphosphorylase/glucosamine-1-phosphate N-acetyltransferase GlmU, which translates to MRSATPKVLHELGGRPMLGHALHAVAGVGPEHLVAVVGHQLEQVTEAVTGLAGELGRDVATAVQERRLGTGDAVRCGLAALPPGLTGTVLVTYGDVPLLDTGTLSALVGAHEETGAAVTLLTGEPADPTGYGRIVRRDGAVSAIVEHSDATASQRAITEVNSGVYAFDAEFLRAGIAGLAAHNEQQELYLTDLVEAAVAAGRTVHAVRCADEWLLRGVNDRVQLAELRAELNRRLLRRWMLDGVTVVDPATTWVDVQVELGTDVVLHPGTQLHGRCTVADGARIGPDTTLTDCVIGAGATVVRTHGSESEIGANASVGPFAYLRPNTRLGATGKIGTFVEVKNSDIGTGTKVPHLTYVGDATIGEMSNIGASSVFVNYDGVRKQRTVVGSHVRTGSDTMFIAPVTVGDGAYTGAGTVLREDVPPGALAVSGGPQRTIEGWVPRKRPGTPAAEAAERAGTRPPGNDGPAGNGTATPHTRSATGPAEDLSRGGTAR; encoded by the coding sequence ATGCGCTCGGCGACACCGAAGGTCCTGCACGAGCTCGGCGGACGGCCGATGCTCGGCCACGCGCTGCACGCCGTCGCCGGCGTGGGCCCCGAGCACCTCGTGGCCGTCGTCGGGCACCAGCTCGAGCAGGTCACCGAGGCCGTCACCGGGCTGGCCGGCGAGCTCGGACGTGACGTCGCGACCGCCGTCCAGGAACGACGCCTGGGCACCGGCGACGCCGTCCGCTGCGGCCTGGCGGCGCTGCCGCCCGGGCTGACCGGCACCGTGCTCGTCACCTACGGCGACGTCCCGCTCCTCGACACCGGCACCCTGTCCGCGCTGGTCGGGGCGCACGAGGAGACCGGCGCCGCGGTGACCCTGCTGACCGGCGAGCCGGCCGACCCGACCGGGTACGGCCGGATCGTGCGCCGGGACGGGGCGGTCTCCGCGATCGTCGAGCACTCCGACGCCACCGCGTCGCAGCGGGCGATCACCGAGGTCAACTCGGGCGTCTACGCGTTCGACGCGGAGTTCCTCCGCGCGGGCATCGCCGGGCTGGCCGCCCACAACGAGCAGCAGGAGCTGTACCTGACCGACCTGGTCGAGGCCGCGGTCGCGGCCGGTCGCACGGTGCACGCCGTCCGCTGCGCCGACGAGTGGCTGCTGCGCGGGGTCAACGACCGGGTCCAGCTCGCGGAGCTGCGCGCCGAGCTGAACCGCAGGCTGCTGCGGCGCTGGATGCTCGACGGCGTCACCGTCGTCGACCCGGCCACCACCTGGGTCGACGTCCAGGTGGAGCTCGGGACCGACGTCGTCCTGCACCCGGGCACGCAGCTGCACGGCCGCTGCACGGTCGCCGACGGGGCCCGGATCGGCCCCGACACCACGCTGACCGACTGCGTGATCGGGGCGGGTGCGACCGTCGTCCGCACGCACGGGTCGGAGTCCGAGATCGGGGCGAACGCCTCGGTCGGCCCGTTCGCCTACCTGCGCCCGAACACGCGGCTGGGGGCCACGGGCAAGATCGGCACGTTCGTCGAGGTGAAGAACTCCGACATCGGCACCGGCACCAAGGTCCCGCACCTGACCTACGTCGGGGACGCCACGATCGGCGAGATGAGCAACATCGGCGCGTCGTCGGTGTTCGTGAACTACGACGGCGTGCGCAAGCAGCGCACGGTCGTCGGTTCGCACGTCCGCACCGGCTCGGACACCATGTTCATCGCCCCCGTCACGGTCGGGGACGGCGCCTACACCGGCGCCGGGACGGTGCTGCGCGAGGACGTCCCGCCGGGGGCGCTCGCGGTGTCGGGTGGGCCACAGCGCACCATCGAGGGTTGGGTGCCCCGCAAGCGCCCTGGCACACCGGCCGCCGAGGCGGCCGAACGGGCGGGAACCAGACCGCCCGGGAACGACGGGCCGGCCGGCAACGGCACGGCCACCCCGCACACCCGGTCCGCCACCGGACCGGCCGAGGACCTCAGCCGAGGAGGCACCGCACGGTGA
- a CDS encoding cyclase family protein, whose protein sequence is MTPTQDDVLAYFDTLSNWGRWGDDDELGTLNHVTDDVRLAAARAVRHGRSVSCAWEIAVPGEMERSTTTCPCAADMPGAEHMPAAFHADRRWGFSNERLGIMFHNNTVTHLDAPCHVYWDGTMYNGRPHSLVDAATGSAWAAVTAAANGIVTRGVLLDVARARDVPWLEPGQGVGPDDLEEAERRQGVRVRPGDAVLLRTGHGRARHEAGPAGGFTQAGWHASCLPWLHERGVALIGADTPQDVQPSGYRAVLMPVHAVGLVAMGLWLLDNCDLEACAATAGELGQWDFHLAVAPVRFAGTSGSPVNPIATF, encoded by the coding sequence ATGACGCCCACGCAGGACGACGTGCTCGCATACTTCGACACGCTGTCGAACTGGGGGCGGTGGGGCGACGACGACGAGCTCGGAACCCTGAACCACGTCACCGACGACGTCCGGCTGGCGGCGGCGCGGGCCGTGCGCCACGGCAGGAGCGTGTCGTGCGCGTGGGAGATCGCCGTGCCGGGGGAGATGGAGCGGTCGACGACGACGTGCCCGTGCGCCGCCGACATGCCGGGTGCCGAGCACATGCCGGCGGCCTTCCACGCCGACCGGCGCTGGGGCTTCTCGAACGAGCGGCTCGGCATCATGTTCCACAACAACACCGTCACCCACCTCGACGCGCCGTGCCACGTCTACTGGGACGGCACGATGTACAACGGGCGGCCGCACTCGCTGGTCGACGCCGCCACCGGATCGGCGTGGGCGGCCGTCACGGCGGCGGCGAACGGCATCGTCACGCGGGGTGTCCTGCTGGACGTGGCGCGGGCCCGCGACGTGCCGTGGCTGGAGCCGGGGCAGGGCGTCGGCCCCGACGACCTCGAGGAGGCCGAGCGGCGCCAGGGTGTGCGGGTGCGCCCCGGCGACGCGGTGCTCCTGCGCACCGGCCACGGCCGCGCCCGGCACGAGGCCGGCCCGGCCGGCGGGTTCACGCAGGCCGGCTGGCACGCGTCCTGCCTGCCGTGGCTGCACGAACGGGGGGTCGCGCTGATCGGCGCCGACACCCCGCAGGACGTCCAGCCGTCGGGGTACCGGGCCGTGTTGATGCCCGTCCACGCCGTGGGGCTGGTCGCCATGGGCCTGTGGCTGCTCGACAACTGCGACCTGGAGGCGTGCGCGGCGACGGCCGGCGAGCTCGGCCAGTGGGACTTCCACCTCGCCGTCGCTCCGGTCCGCTTCGCCGGCACGTCGGGCAGCCCGGTCAACCCGATCGCCACGTTCTGA